In Papaver somniferum cultivar HN1 chromosome 1, ASM357369v1, whole genome shotgun sequence, a genomic segment contains:
- the LOC113309357 gene encoding casein kinase 1-like protein HD16, producing MPELRSGVRRSNRGGGHRHTHQVVEEDQKDQHLKDPLLNIGKVTTRSTIAKLKAAAVVGDAKAEIPNLTNQVNKRVAVNKKDKKVTATIQPSLPRPRTRLGIAAATNKNSNPTQVVVVDDVDVIVISERSGESNRPLFGNQLIQGGVQLERGENKEMMVGGGGDDSGGLSANKVVAAGQEEEGNTAPFPERVQVGGSPIYKIDRKLGKGGFGQVFVGRRVSGGTDRISGPGATEVALKFEHKSSKGCNYGPPYEWQVYNTLGGSHGVPRVHYKGKQGEYYVMVMDMLGPSLWDAWNTAGQAMSSEMVACIAVESISILEKMHARGYVHGDVKPENFLLGQPSTAQEKKLFLVDLGLATKWRDGASGQHVEYDQRPDVFRGTVRYASVHAHLGRTASRRDDLESLAYTLIFLHKGRLPWQGYQGDNKSFLVCKKKMMTSPEMLCCFCPTPFKQFLEIVVNMKFDEEPNYSKMISLFDCLIGPNPAIRPINTDGAQKIIYQVGQKRGRLTSEEEDDGQPKKKVRLGVPATQWVSIYNARMPMKQRYHYNVADGRLAQHVERGNEDGLLISCVASCSNLWALIMDAGTSFTAQVYELSPFFLHKEWIMEQWEKNYYISSIAGANNGSSLVVMSKGTQYTQQSYKVSDSFPFKWINKKWREGFHVTSMATAGSRWGVVMSRNAGFSDQVVELDFLYPSEGIHRRWDGGYRITATAATWDQTALILSVPKRKPGDETQETLRTSAFPSTHVKEKWAKNLYLASVCYGRTVS from the exons ATGCCAGAGTTGCGTAGTGGTGTTCGTCGTAGTAATCGAGGAGGAGGACACCGTCATACTCATCAGGTTGTAGAAGAAGATCAAAAGGACCAACATCTCAAAGATCCGTTACTAAATATTGGTAAAGTTACGACTAGGTCTACAATCGCTAAATTAaaggctgctgctgttgttggtgaTGCTAAAGCTGAAATCCCCAATCTTACAAACCAAGTTAACAAGAGAGTAGCAGTAAATAAAAAGGATAAGAAAGTTACTGCAACAATCCAACCTTCTTTACCTAGACCTAGGACTAGATTAGGTATTGCTGCTGCTACTAATAAAAACAGTAATCCTACCCAGgtggttgttgttgatgatgttgatgtgattGTGATTTCTGAGAGAAGTGGTGAATCAAATCGTCCGCTTTTTGGTAATCAGTTAATTCAAGGAGGAGTTCAGTTGGAGAGAGGTGAGAATAAAGAAAtgatggtgggaggaggtggagATGATAGTGGTGGATTAAGTGCCAATAAGGTGGTAGCAGCAGGTCAGGAGGAAGAAGGCAATACTGCTCCTTTCCCTGAAAGG GTTCAGGTAGGAGGATCGCCAATCTATAAGATTGACAGGAAGTTAGGTAAAGGTGGGTTTGGTCAGGTTTTTGTTGGTCGTCGTGTTTCAGGTGGTACTGACCGGATATCAGGTCCCGGAGCTACGGAG GTTGCTCTAAAATTTGAACACAAAAGTAGCAAAGGCTGTAATTATGGACCTCCATATGAGTGGCAAGTGTACAA caCGCTTGGTGGCAGTCATGGAGTTCCTAGGGTGCACTACAAAGGGAAACAAGGTGAATACTATGTTATG GTTATGGACATGTTGGGGCCAAGCTTATGGGATGCATGGAACACTGCAGGGCAAGC GATGTCCTCAGAAATGGTAGCTTGCATTGCTGTTGAGTCTATATCCATCCTAGAGAAGATGCATGCAAGGGG CTATGTCCATGGAGATGTGAAACCGGAGAACTTTCTTCTAGGTCAGCCTTCTACAGCGCAAGAGAAGAAGTTGTTTCTTGTCGACCTTGGTTTAG CAACAAAATGGAGAGATGGTGCTAGTGGTCAGCATGTTGAATATGATCAACGTCCTGATGTATTCCG AGGAACAGTTCGGTATGCTAGTGTTCATGCTCACTTGGGTAGAACTGCAAGTAGAAGGGATGATCTAGAATCTCTTGCATATACACTTATTTTTCTTCATAAAGGAAGATTGCCTTGGCAGGGTTATCAG GGAGACAATAAGTCATTTTTAGTTTGCAAGAAAAAGATGATGACATCTCCTGAAATGCTGTGCTGTTTTTGCCCCACGCCATTCAAGCAATTTCTCGAGATTGTTGTAAACATGAAATTTGATGAAGAGCCTAATTACTCCAAAATGATATCATTGTTTGATTGTCTAATTGGACCAAATCCGGCTATAAGACCAATTAATACTGATGGTGCTCAAAAG ATCATCTATCAAGTTGGACAAAAGAGGGGTAGATTAACtagcgaagaagaagatgatgggcAACCAAAAAAGAAAGTCCGCCTCGGAGTTCCTGCAACCCAATGGGTTTCTATTTACAATGCCAGGATGCCAATGAAACAGAG GTATCATTACAACGTGGCTGACGGACGGTTGGCGCAACACGTAGAAAGAGGAAATGAGGATGGTTTGCTTATAAGCTGTGTGGCTTCTTGTTCTAATCTTTGGGCACTTATTATGGATGCTGGAACTTCTTTCACAGCTCAAGTCTATGAATTGTCACCATTCTTCCTCCACAAG GAGTGGATTATGGAGCAATGGGAAAAGAACTATTACATAAGTTCAATTGCTGGTGCTAACAATGGAAGTTCCCTTGTGGTGATGTCTAAAG GAACCCAATACACCCAACAATCTTACAAAGTCAGCGACTCATTTCCTTTCAAGTGGATCAACAAGAAGTGGAGAGAAGGATTCCATGTAACTTCAATGGCAACTGCTGGAAGCAGATGGGGTGTTGTTATGTCTCGCAATGCTGGATTCAGTGATCAG GTCGTCGAGTTAGATTTTCTCTATCCAAGCGAGGGCATCCACAGACGTTGGGATGGTGGTTACAGAATAACAGCTACGGCTGCTACCTGGGATCAAACTGCTCTTATTTTAAGCGTCCCCAAAAGAAAACCTGGTGATGAAACTCAAGAAACCTTACGGACATCTGCATTCCCGAGTACACATGTGAAG GAGAAATGGGCGAAAAATCTCTATCTTGCTTCTGTCTGCTATGGGCGAACTGTCTCTTAA